The genomic interval ggcactccccCACAAAATCTTCTGATAGAGAACcaattaaatggaataatgccCGGGtataaggaaggaggaaaataatctACACTTACATTGTAACtgtatttaaaacacacacacactcaactcTGGGAGAGTACATAGGCAGGTTTCTATTTTGGGAGAGTAGAAACAGGTAGGTAAATGGATAATAATTTTCATAATCCTATAAATGATAGGAGGGAGACCTTTCTATCATTTTGGGAGTCTGATCTATATGAGCGTAGTACCTATTAAAAACCTGCAAGTGTTAAATGTGAGTGTGACCTACGAAAATTCTGTTTATTCCAATATAGCAACAACCAGTACTCTTCCCTTAGGCCATAGTTCTCATTACATAGTTCTCCTTACAAGTTTTCACAAACATCTTGCCCAATGCTGTTCCATTAAAAAGGTGCCCAAAGCCATAGAGAACCACCATGAGGTAACCAGGATCCACCAACAATCTCCTCCCAGGAGACTGAGATGCCACCGCCCACAGCCTACCTCATCCCAAATGAGCCCCTCCCCAGTCTATGGAGGCTTGGGCCCTGGTCTTGCCTCTGGTCCTGGCAACCAATGATTCTGCCATGACAGATCATAGCTCTCCTTGCCTGCAAGGACCAAATGGGCACGGCAGACCGACCTTTGTAAGTAATCAAGCCCTCTTACCACATGGCGCTGAGCCAGCTTCCCCTCCAGATGCTCCAATAGGAGGAaattcatttctctgtgtctaGTTCTTCAAAATCAGAGGTACAATTGTTTTAACAATCATTTTGGAGGATTTGGGAAAGATGAGACTGATTTCTCCTCCGAAAGCTTGGGCAGGAGCTGCTTTCTGACCAGAATTTTGGTACAATTCTCAAGGCTGTAAGGGAGTGTGTCAACATGCCAATGAGGTACATGCCTGGTCTCTTACTCTACTCACCAAAGGAACATCAACAGTGTGCCACGAGGCACCTTTGTTTTTCCAGTTACCCAAAAGCTATATGGTGTGCTACGGACACCAGAAAACAACACGAGCATCCTGCACCTCCAGGACACAGAAAAACAATGCTCTTTACAAAGGACTTCCATGGTTTCTCCCACTGAGTCTTCAATAATGAAAACCTTGAAAGAtcgggctggaggctggggaggggagcaATCTAGTTCCAGTCCTGCAGTGGATGAAGAGCAGCCTTCTCCTGCATTCaggaagtatttattgaatgcccaTGGTATTGGACTTTGTTCTAAGACTTGACATAGTCTTggcttatttaatcctcactacaATCCATTGAGATAGTTATTATCCTCATATTACAGATGGGACACTGAAGCACAAAGGCCAACATGCTCATGGCTCCAAACCTAAGAGGTAGCTGAAATTTTTCAAACCCAAGCAATCTTACTTATATCGGTGTCCTCTAAAACTACCCTTAAACGCTCTATCCTATGTAttgcctgtttaaaaaaaaatccctgccttgCTGGACTTTACAGTCtagtgggagaggaagaaaatgagctGTCAGTCAGCTCTCTAGAGGTGAACATGGACCACCTGAGAAAAGGGAGCAGAACCATTTGAAAATGTTCCATTTTCACCATTTGAAAAGTGTTCCAGGCATAAGAGAGAAGATAAAAGCCCTGAAGTAGAACCAAAATGGTTTGCTTGAAAGGCATTAACAGGATAATAAACTAAGATTACACAGGGCCTTACAGGTCAGACTAAGGAATTAGGGTTCTTGGATGGACAACTATGGAGAATTCTGGAGTCCCCTTTTGTAGGAAGGGCCAttaattaacactttaaaaattaaaactgggggcgcctgggtagctcagtcagttaagcatccgactttggctcaggtcatgatctcgtggtctgtgggttcaagcacacggcaggctctgtgctaccagctcagagcctggagcctgcttcggattctgtgttttcctctctctctgctcctcccctattcacgctttgtctctctctgtctttcaaaaataaataaaagttaaaaaaattttttttaattaaaacttgctgaaaaacaaaatacagggggatggaggcgcctgggtggctcaatggttgagcgtaggacttcagctcactcaggtcatgatctcatggtttgtgggtttgagccccgcaaccggctctgtgttgaccacccagagcctggagcctgcttcagattgtgtctccttctctctaccctttcccaacttgtgctctgcatctctcaaaaatgaacgttAAAATATAGTAAGAAAATTTAAGACTGGCTGAAGAACAGATTGTGAGGTAACTGAAAGAGAAACCACTGAAACTTCTTGAGTCTTTTCCAGGAGCCCTGGCAAAGGAGGATGGGAGTGGAGACAGCAGGGCTGGACAAAATGCAGGTGCAGAGAGGGCTTCAATTTGGGGTATTTTTTTGAAGGTAGAGACTGGGCTTGCTCCTGGATTACATGCAGGTGGTAAGGTGTCAATGATAGCTCCTAGTTTTGGGCCAGAACCACTGGGATAAAATGGTGGCACCACTCACTTATTGATAGTGAAGGGGGAGCAGTTATCTGATGCACAGGCCACCTTTGTCTTGCAGGAAACAGCTCCCATTATTGGTCAATCTCCCCAAGAAATAGTACTTCTCTGTGTGATGCCTACTGTAAGTATCCTACATATATAAGCAGCTAAACCTCACAACTTCACATGCAATCTGATACTATCATCTTCAAATTAGAGACTGAGGAGGTTGAACAACTTGACTAAGGTCATAGGGCTAGAAAGCTccttaagtgggattcattctgaTCTGTGAACTACCAAGCTAATACCCAGTAGGGAAAAGTTCACTCCCCACTACGACAGTCCCTCCACCCTCAGGATTGAGTCCCACCTACGGTAACGCTGTCatctaccccctcccccaatttcaCTTACCCTTTGGAGGCCAAGTGCAGTAATTTTGTGTGTGGCAGAGAATCCCTGAGACCCTTTTAAGAGGTCTGTAGGGCTTGCGTTTTTCATATTCCTATCTGTAAGGCTAACTTTTCTTCACATTCCAACCTAAATAACATTCTGCAGCAGACTAATGCAGAGAACTCAGCTagtggtcttctattaagtttacATGTATATAAAAGTACTACACTGAGAAGGTCCTGGCACTTCTATATTTGCTTTGAAGAATATTTGCTTTTCACTTTACACATGGTaacctattatttttaaaaagaatccagtTCACTTCCAGACAATATCACATTTCCCTTAAGACTGGGTTTTGGTTAAAGCTGCATCTCAGAACCTGACTCttagaccttttttttcttttttaccctaACCAAGTGTGCGCTTGGATCTTTCTAACTTTGACGGTTTTAATTAAGGGTTAAGTTCAAGAGCCACCTTGGCTGTAATGTTATCTCCAATACCTTCAACGATACATCAAAGagctatttattaaacatcttatTCTTTAATTAGCAAATTTGGgcagggcgggggaagggggaagggaggaggagggcacgGATGGCATGGATAGACAAATTAGGACTCCGGGGGAAGTCAGAGACCACAAACCAGCCCACAATCCAGCCGGTTTTTCCTTGCCACGCTGGAGCAGACTTTAAACCAGGCAAGAGCATTCCAACTCTGGCCAGTCTGCTCTCAAAATCCTGCTTCCAGGTACGTTGGTTGTTGCCAACTGGCTTCACTTCATGCAAGGACCTAGATGCAGCGCTTTCATGGCATCCTCGAGCTTGAGCATCCCTGCACCAGAAAGCAACAGATGTGCACGAGGGGAAAGGGTAAACGCCGGGGCAGTTCTCAGTCTCTTTCAAGGTTCGTTTCTGGGATTTCTCATCGTGGAGGTCTGTGCCTGGGATTCTTGGGAATCCTCAGAAGGGTGGGGCCACTGAGCCCATTCTGGTATTCCCCAAGAAGCTAGGGGGAGTGTTGCAGGGAGGGGAAGAACGGGGTTCAGGTCTGATAATCTTTCCCTATGAGGCCAGCCCCAAAGCGGCCTCTTCGTAGTCTTAACCAGGGTCTCTAGGACCAAGAGACGGCATTGCTGAGGGCCGCCCCGTGGTGCCTGAGGTGCGGGTGGTGGTTGCaggtggaagagagaaagggagtggtGAGAAGGGCTACAGGAGAGGGAGTAAAACCACCCGTGGGTCCCCAGGCGTCTCACCTCGTTCCTGGCGCTGGTGGTGCCACTGGGCCATGGACTGGAGCATCCACTTGGCCCTAAGCTTGTACAAGTAAGAGCCGTAAACCACGACCTCGGTGAGGCCCGAGGATTCCAGAACCTTTAACTCGAGCATGACTTTGCTCACTTGCTCGATGTACGAGATTCGAGATCCACCTACGCCTGTTTGGGGAAGGAGATGAGCGCTCAGGACCACGGCGACCGAAACGCCTGGGTCAGGGCCGGGCTCACTCACCAAATATCGCTTCCAAGAGTCGTGTCTGGACCTGAAACACCTCTGGGTCTTTCAAGTCTCCAGGAACGTTCACCCACGGCGGAATATCTCTTCGTCTCTGCAACGTCCCCATCTGCAGTGTCTCAAAACCAATCACACGCCAAACTACACTAGGCCTAACAGAGTCAGCGAAAGCCACCGTGGGGGCTGGAAGTAGAGCACCCGGGCGGACTCCGCCCACGAcaagccccaccccctgcctgggggcctgggctccCACTCTCAACGCTCCGCAGGCCGGCCTGCGCTTAGGTCGTGCACGTGACCTTCTCCGTCATCTAACTCCCTACCCAGCACTGGTGAGCCCAGCTGCCTCAAGTTTAAAGGGTTTCCAGCTGTGTTGACCCCTTTCTTCCACACCAGAATCTCTTGGCCTTGGGAGTGTGTGGGGGTGAGGGCGATAGCAGCTCTTCCCCGAGGAACTGGTGGTTGGCCCTGAACCCGGGAAGTCGAAAATCTGAGGTTTGAAGGTGAGAGAACCACACGGGAGCTGCCAAATCAAGTTTTTGCCTCCCACGTTCCAAAGGAAGTTTCCATTTCCCCTGCCCCACACGGGCCAAACTCTTGAGTCTTAACTGAGACCCCTACAACTTCTGGGGTCTCTGGAATAAAATTGCTGccatttaacaaatgagaaaaggagaCTCAGAAATTACTTATCTTCAAGGAATGTGATGGGGGGGCTCTAAACTGCCCCTATGGTTCACATTCCTTGGAGCCCATGAGTCTGGAACTTATAAATCTATCCAGATTTCAGAGCTCAGGTGTGCCACACCTGGCCGCTTTTGCCCAAACTGTATGGAAGCCCAGAATTAGCATTACCAATACGATAAATGGACTACTGGTTTGTCAATGtcatgaaaacaaaattgaagaCTTTGATTAATAAAGAGACAATGAAATGTAATGCATGATTCAAATCCTAAAtcaaaggcagagacagaacatTTTTGAACaatggtgactttttttttctaagattttatttttaggggcacctgggtggctcagttggttaagtgcctgacttcagttcaagtcatgatctcacagttcatggatttgagccctgcatccagttctgtgctgacacagctgaaagcctggagcctgcttcggattctgcgtcttcctttctctctgcctttcccccattcatgctttctcaaaaataaacattttttaaaaattttaatgattttagttttaagttatatctacacccaacacagggctcagactcacaaccttgagatcaagagtcacatgccctatacagactgagccagccagtgctcCCAATGGGGACATTTTAATATGGACCGTATTGTAAAGTAATATTTGGCTATATGTTCTATAATGCAGAACTTCTAGAATgtgacaagtttttttaaatttttttaaatatttattgatttgaaggggggagggagagagagaaagggaatgtgagtaggggagggcctgatagaaagggagggagaaagaatcccaagcaggctccacactgtcagggcagagtcaACACATCTCACAAACccagacatcatgacctgagccaaaatccagagtctgatgcttaaccaactaagccactcaggcatcccaagtatttttattatataaggGAAAGTCCTATTTCTCATGAGAAATATGCTGAAATATGTAAAGTGAAGTGTTGATATCTACAATTTACTTACAAATATTTCAGCCCTCCtgccaaaaaaaatgaaaccctatcatttttttgtatatatagaaaaatagccAATGTGACAAATGTCAACATTTGATTCTCAGTGAAGACATACagaattctttttacttttctgtggtttttttgttttttaattttttttaagtaggcttcatgcccagtttagggcttgaattcatgactctgagattaagagtcatgtTAACACTATTGGGGGAAATAAGGTGTAACCCATGTCCTCAATGAGAATTTCCTTATCATTATTTCTAAATACTTTCCCACATCTGCCTCCACAACATTTCTTTGGCTGGAAGTTCAATATAAtattatgcatgtatgtatttaaaagtttctatttttaggggtgcctgggtggtgcagtcagttgaacatccaactcttgatctcggctcaggtcatgatctcacagttcgtgagttcgagccccacactgggttctgcactgatggtgtggagcctgcttgggattctgtttctccttctctctgctcctcccctgcttgttctctctctctctctcccctccctaactcttttcccctctcaaaataaataaaaagaaatgtaacaatttttttaaaagctgctgtttttaagcaatctccatacccaacaaggggctcaaacccacaaccccaagatgaagagtcgcATGTTCCACTGACTAAGCTAGCCAGTCGTCCCACCAATGCAGTACacatttccatcatccccaaGAGTTTTCAAATGCCTCTTACcaatcccttcctccctccattccttccccAGGCAACTCCTCCATGCTTTCTATCACAATAGATTAGTCCATATATTCTAGGATTTTATATAAGTGAAagatcactttttttaatgtttattaattttgagagagagacacacagagcctgaacaggggaggggcagagagagagagagagagacacagaatctgaagcaggctccaggttctgaactgttagcacagagcctgatgccagctcgaactcacagacctcgagatcatgacctgagccgaagtcgatcgcttaactgactaaccacccaggtgccccaaaagatcaCTCTTAAATATTAATactctagttttaattttcttaaatatttccatttccaattCTAAAAACTTCAATGATGTAAAAGATCTCTACACATGCATAATGACAATAACATGCAAAAGAACTCTAAGTATACTTATACCAACTAAGAAACAATACATTATCCTAATATCATTTGGTGCAAGAAAGAGATTTGATTACAGATCTTGGAACTACTTCTTTTTGGCAATACTGATGGgacattaaaattcaatttatggTTGCTATGTTAATGAGTCTGTAACCTCCAGAGGGGATAGTTAAGAAGCCCCGATCCTTCCTCGGCTGTCAGTTATACACTCACTTAGTGGTTCTGCCTACCCACGGAAGTTTATTCTCCATCCGGTGATTCTTTGAATGGATTTTGCCCTTCTTTAGCTCTTAATTCACATTCTGCTTAAGTCTCAAGACTTTTGATGCTGTGAGACACATACAAATTTCTCATGCACTTCTTTGACCTACAAAACTCCCACAGAGGATATAAGGATGAACCTGAGTTGTGAGGATCTCTCACCGCTGGGCCTGGGCATGACACCCCAACTACTGATTCCAGAGCTCTATAACTTCATCTGCTTGAGTAGCAATTGATGTGTAATGCtttaaactgaagaaaaaaaaaaaacaacaaaaccacacaTACAAATATGTTACTTAGAGAATTAAGGCATCAAAAAAGTTTCAGTAAATTCCCCTCTGGTGTCCAAATCACACGGACCATTTGCTGCTGGGTGTGCTCAGCTGTCTATTGACAGGTTAAGGAAGAAGCTGGAAATGTGCTAACCTCTGAAGAGGGAATTCAGTAGTCAGGGTTCACGAGAAAGTGGGACTTTAGCCCTTGAACACCTTTTTTACTCCTTGAGTTTTTACTTCTTCAATGTATTTCATTAggttttccatgaaaaaaatcactccaACCCCTCAGGAATGCTGGTCCCATTACAACCGTCTGAAAAGCACCTGTGTCTCCGCAAATATTCGCTTCTCTGAAAGGTATTGTCCAGACGTTGGATTTTCCCTACCTCTACAGGGCTGTCCTCACCTCCCCGAGACCTGCTTCCCAGAAGAAGCTCCGCCTCAGACTCCCAGCTCCTGGGGAAATGGGCGGGTCCAGACCAACGGCCCCTCCTACAGCGCCCTGGTGCTCTACCCAGTGCACTCGTGCAATCTCGGGAAGAAGCCCTAGCTGCTGAGTTTGGGAAGCGGATGGGGAGGAGCTTACCAAAACCCCTTGAAATAAGGCCCTGGCTAGGCAACAACTGCCACACCTGAAGCTAACCTTGGCCTTCTTGGTTTGCAGCTGCAAGGCCACTAGCAACACAGCCACTAGCAGCAAGCCTACTGCACCATGGCCATTCCTAATCGGTTTCCAACGCTCATGCAGCTGGAGAAGCGAGAAGGGACGATATTCAAGGTGCTAGGTAACCTCACCAAGCAGCCCTATTGGTTCCACTCCGAGTACCTGACGAGTCCGAAGGCAATTCACCTTGAGGCGTGGCTGGTGGAGGCGATCTTCGGTGAGTGGGTCTGAGAGCGGTGGCCACTGGGGTCCTTTTCCTCCGACTCCTACCCACCCCCACCGCTGGCAGCGTTCCAGGGCAAGCCTCTCCAGTGGCCCTAGCCCCAAACCAGCgcgacctccccccacccctgccttcccctcccaaaTCCCACCCCTCACAGCCTC from Suricata suricatta isolate VVHF042 chromosome 7, meerkat_22Aug2017_6uvM2_HiC, whole genome shotgun sequence carries:
- the DPPA5 gene encoding developmental pluripotency-associated 5 protein, with protein sequence MGTLQRRRDIPPWVNVPGDLKDPEVFQVQTRLLEAIFGVGGSRISYIEQVSKVMLELKVLESSGLTEVVVYGSYLYKLRAKWMLQSMAQWHHQRQERGMLKLEDAMKALHLGPCMK